TCCTGCACCGAACGCACGCCAGGGATCGAGCGCAGCCAGCCGACCGGCGAATAAGGCGAGGTGACCGCGATCTGGATGACCTGCTCGGTCGGCGCCGCCTCGGGTACTTCTTCCTCGATCTCCTCGACCGGCGGAGGAGGCGGCGGCAACAGGCTCTGATCGGGCTCGAGCCCGCCCGACGCCAGCCACGACGTGTAGAGTGCGTCCATCCGCTGCACGCCCTCGGCCATCATCCGCGGCAGTTCGGCGCTGCTGTCGGCGCGCAGGGTGAAGCTGCCCAGCAGCTTGCGATCGGCGCCGAAGCTGCCGGTGAAGGTCGCGACCGACGGCCCGCCCGGATACAGTCGCCGGACATGGGCGGTGGCGACAAGCACGTCGGCGGCACCGTAGAAATCGACGAGGTTGCGCCACATCGCCCGGCCCGGACGGCGCACCTGCGCGGCGGTGGCCAGCAGCGGATCGATCCCCTGCCCCGAGATCCGGACGTAATCGATCGCACTGTTGGCGGTACGATATTCGGCCCACGCCCGCTGCCACGGGTTGCGCAGCTCGACCGTCGTCGCGGTGCCGCCGCTGACCATCACCGGGATGAGCAGCATCGGCGCCGAGCGGCTGACCGGCCCCTCTGCCCCCAGCAGCGGCGCCGAGCGCGAGCGGTCGAACAGCACCTGCAGGGTGGCGATGTAGCGGCCGGGCGCGATGCGCTCCTCTTCGATCGCGATCGAGCTGACGATCCCGTCGAGGGTCGAATCGGGCAACTTGGGCGCTTCGCTCAGCGGCCTGCTGTGCATCTTGGCCCACAAGGCGGCGAAGCCCTGGCGCTGCGCAAGCCGCCAGCCGGCCAGCCGTGCGCTTTCGGCATCCTTGGCCGCGACGTCGACCTTGATCCCGCCGATTTCCAGCGTGCTGGCGCTGTCGATAGGCGGAATCCCGCGGTCCCCGCTCTCCAGCTGAGCGAAGACGGCGGTGCCGAGCCCGAACGAAGCGAGCAGCACGACCACAAGAGTGCGCAAGGGAAGGCGCGGCATACCGGCGCCCTCAAAGCAGCTTGGGGCTCGATTTCCAAGGCTCTTCTCGGCTAGGCGGGGCTTATGGGGCTGACTTACGAAGAGGCGGGCGTCAGTATCGCCGCCGGCAACGCGCTTGTGAAAGCGATCGGACCGCTCGCCAAGGCGACCCGCCGGCCGGGCGCGGATGCCGATCTCGGCGGTTTCGGCGGCTTCTTCGACCTCAAGGCCGCGGGCTTCGTCGACCCCTTGCTGGTCGCTGCCAACGACGGGGTCGGAACCAAGCTCAAGCTGGCGATCGATCTCGGACGGCACGAGGGCGTCGGCATCGATCTCGTCGCCATGTGCGTCAACGACCTGGTCGTGCAGGGCGCCGAGCCGCTGTTCTTCCTCGACTATTTCGCCACGGGCAAGCTCGACACCGGCACCGCCGAAGCGGTGGTCGCCTCGATCGCGCAGGGGTGCCTCCAGGCCGGCTGCGCGCTGATCGGCGGCGAGACCGCGGAAATGCCCGGCATGTATGCGCCCGGCGACTATGACCTCGCCGGCTTCTGCGTCGGCGCGGTGGAGCGCGGGCAGCAGCTGACCGGAACGTCCATCCGCCCCGGCGACCTGCTGCTCGGACTCGCCAGCAGCGGGGTCCATTCCAACGGCTTCAGCCTCGTCCGCCGCCTGATCGAGGTGAACGGCTGGAAACTTGACCGCCCCGCCCGCTTCGATCCCGACCGCCTGCTCGGGCAGATCCTGCTGGAGCCGACCCGCATCTACGTGAAGAGCCTGCTTCCCGAAATCCGCGCCGGAAGGATCAACGGCCTCGCCCACATCACCGGCGGCGGCCTGCTCGAGAACATCCCGCGGATCCTTCCCGACGATTGCCACGCGATTGTCGACGCCGATTCGTGGAGCCTCGCGCCCCTGTTCAGCTGGCTCCAGGCCGGCGGTGCGATCGAGCCCGAGGAGCTTGCCCGCACCTTCAACTGCGGGATCGGCATGGTGGTGGTGGTCTCGCCCGACCAGGCCGACGCCGTCATCGAAGGCCTGGCCGCCGCCGGCGAGACCGTTCACCGCATCGGCCGCATCGAAGAAGGCCAGCGCGGCTGCACCGTCCGCGGCCCCGACGAAAGCTGGAGCGCTCGCGGCGCGTGGAGCGCCACTCACAACCATGGCTGACCGCGCCCGCGTCGCCATCGTCATTTCGGGCGAGGGCAGCAACATGGCCGCCCTGCTGTACGCTAGCCGCCTGCCCGGTTCCGCAACCGAGATCGTGCTGGTCGCCTCGAACAACCCCGACGCCCCCGGCCTGGCGCTGGCCGAAAGCGAAGGCGTCCCGACCTGGTCGCATAGCCACAAGGGCCTGACCCGCGAAGCGTTCGACGAAGCGCTTCACGATGCCCTGGCCGAAGCGAAGCCCGACGCCGTGGCGCTGGCCGGCTACATGCGCCTGCTCACCCCCGCCTTCGTGTCACACTGGCAGGGCAGGCTCCTCAACATCCACCCCTCGCTGCTGCCGAACTACCGCGGGCTCGACACCCACCGCCGGGTCCTCGACGCCGGGGACAACCATGGCGGCTGCACCGTGCACCTCGTCACCGACGAGGTCGACGCCGGTGAAATCCTTGGCCAGATGCCCGTGGCGATCCGACCCGGCGACACCGTCGACACGCTGGCCGCGCGCGTCCGCCACGCCGAACACCAACTCTATCCAGCCACCCTTGCGGCCTATGTCTCGCGCCACCACGATGCCGGCTGGATCGAGCAGCAGGTCGACGCCCTCGCCGCCGCGCTTCCCGAAGTCAGCCGCAAGACCAGCCACGGCAGCCCCGGCTGGGCAGTCGGTAGCGAGAAGACGGCCAAACTGTTCGCCATCCTCGCCGACCGCCACCACGGTGAGGACGCGATCGGCTTGCTGGTGAAAAGCAGCGGCGCGGATGAGATGACCGGCCTGATCGAGGCCCGCCCCGACGTCTATTACTGGCCCAAATATTATGGCGCGAGCGGCTGGCTCGGCCTCAAGCTCAACCGCCCCGATACCGACTGGGAAGAGGTCGCCGCCTGGCTGCAGCGCAGCTGGGGCGCGTGCGCTCCGTCGCGCCTGACCAAGTTGATGCGCGCAGCGGACGAGTTCTGATTTCGCCGCCGTTCGCCATCCTGCTCTGGCTGGCCGGGGTCAACGCCCTTACCTTCTTTCGCTTCTGGCAGGACAAGCAGCGTGCCGGTCGCGGCGAATGGCGGGTGTCGGAAAGCGAGCTCCTGTCGTTGGCCTTTCTCGGCGGCACCCCGGCGGCCTTCGCCGCCCGCCACCTGCTCCGCCACAAGACCCGCAAGCAGCCCTTTTCCACCCAGCTGACCCTGATCGCCCTCGCCCAGGCCGCCGGTCTCACCTGGCTCGCCGCTACTTGAAGGCGCCGAGGCGCTTGCCGCGGGTCAGCGCGCGCAGCACTTCGATCCGTGCGCGCAGCTCGGAGGCTTCCGCGCCGCTGAGGCCGCCAGCGGCATAACGCTCCTCCAGCATTGCCACCTCGCGCGATTCGCGGCGCAGTTCACGCGCCTGCTTCTTCGACAGCGCCCCCTCCTCGCGCCCCTTGCGGACGTCGCGGCGGATCAGGCCGAGTTCTGCGCTGGTCGCCGGATTATAGGCAGGCAGCGCGCGCGGCTCGGGCGGTAGGCTGCCGACGAGCGGACCCGACGCCATCATCATCGTCAAGGCCAGCCCGATCATCCTGCATCTCCTCTTCGCTCACGGTCGAAAAGGTCATTTCGCCGCTGAACCGAAGATGAAGAACGCCGCCCACGAAAAAGGCCCGCCGGATCGCTCCGGCGGGCCCTCTTTCAACTCAACTACTTAAGCTCAGCCGACGATCTCGTCGGCCTTGAAGAAGTAATCGATCTCGATCGCGGCGTTCTCGTCCGAGTCCGAACCGTGGACCGAGTTCGCCTCGATCGACTCGGCCAGTTCCTTGCGGATGGTCCCGGCGTCGGCATTCGCGGGGTTGGTCGCGCCCATGATGTCGCGGTTGCGCTTCACGGCGTCTTCGCCTTCCAGCACCTGCACGACCACCGGGCCCGAGATCATGAACGACACCAGGTCGTTGAAGAACGGACGCTCGCGGTGAACGCCGTAAAAGCCTTCGGCCTGGTCCTTGGTCATGTGGATGCGCTTGGACGCGACGACGCGCAGGCCGGCCTCCTCCAGCATCTTGGTGACCGCGCCGGTCAGGTTGCGGCGGGTGGCATCGGGCTTGATGATCGAGAAGGTGCGCGTGACGGCCACGGTTTGGCTCCGTTGGTTGAGGTGGGTGGTGAAAGGATTGCGCGCGCCCCTAGCGGGAGGGGGCGGATCAGGCAAGGACTCAGGCCTTGCGCGTCCAGCGCCCGTCCTCGCGCGCCCAGTAGTTGCGCTCGACCCCCTCGCGGCCCGACAGCAGCTTCCACGCCTGCCTAGCCTCCTGCAGATTGGCCTCGTCGAATAGGTGGAACGCCCGTTCGAAGGTCAGCGCCGCCTCCCGCCATTCGCCGTCCGCGACCAGCAGGTTGCGCGCGCCGTTCGACGGGTCGGGCGTGGTCGACAGCAGAATCGGCTGGCGGGTGTCCTCGCCCTCCCCGGCGATGCCGTGGGCAAGGAAGTCCGCCTCCCCCTGGTCCCACAGCAACCGGTCGAGCCGCGCCAGCGCGCCTTCGTCGCTCATCACCACCAGCAGCCGCTCACCGCCCTCGACGACCTTGGCGGCGAGGCTCGCCACCACTTCGTCGACCGGGGCCCCGGCCAGCTGGTAGAAGTCGACCCTCACTCCGCCGTCAGCTCCACGAACCGATCGAGCAGGCGCACGCCGAACGCGGTCGCGCCCTTGTCGAAGGTGGTGCCGGGCTTGTCGCTCCACACCGTGCCGGCGATGTCGAGGTGGGCCCATTCGACCCCCTCCTCGACGAACCGCTGGAGGAATTGCGCCGCGGTGATCGAACCCGCCTCGCGCGACCCGACATTCTTCATGTCGGCGATCGGGCTGTCGATCAGCCGGTCGTAGGCGTCGCCCAGCGGCATGCGCCACAATTTCTCGCCCGTCTCGGTGCCTGCGGCCGTCAGTTCGGCCGCCAGTGTGTCGTTGTTGGAGAACACGCCGGCATGCTCGTGGCCCAGCGCGATCAGCATCGCCCCGGTCAGCGTCGCCAGGTCGACCAGCCGCTTGGCGCCAAGTTCGCGCTGGGCGTAGGTCATGACGTCGGCCAGCACGAGGCGCCCCTCGGCGTCGGTGTTGATGACTTCGATCGTCTGACCGTTCATCGAGGTGACCACGTCGCCCGGCCGGGTCGCGCTGCCCGACGGCATGTTCTCGACCAGCCCGCACAGGCCGATGACATTGGCCTTGGCCTTGCGGCTGGCGAGCGCGAGCATGGCGCCCGCGACCGCTCCGGCGCCGCCCATGTCCCACTTCATCGATTCCATGCCGGCGGCCGGCTTGATCGAAATGCCGCCGGTGTCGAAAGTCACGCCCTTGCCGATCAGCGCCAGCGGCTTGTCGGTCGCGTGGCCGCCGCCGTTCCAGCGCATCACCAGCAGCCGCGGTTCGCGGATCGTGCCCTGGTTGACGCACAGCAGCGAACCCATGCCGAGCTTTTCCATCTCGGCCTGGTTCAGCGCTTCGATCTCCAGCCCGGTGCCCTCAGCGGCCTTCTGCACGCGCTCGACGAAAGTCTCGGCATAGATGATGTTGGCCGGCTCGGTGACCAGCTCGCGGGTCAGCTTGATCCCCGCCAGCACGCCCTCGTAGCGCTCGGTCCAGCGCTGCTCGCTTCCGGCCGGAGCGCCGACGATCACCACTTCCTCGACGCTCGGCTTCTGCTTGTCCTTGAGCTTGGTCCGGTAGCGGTCGTAACGCCATGCCCGCGATGCCGCACCAAGCGCCAGCCGGGCGGCGGCATCGGAGTCGAACTTCGTCCCCGTTAGGTCGATCGCCAAACTCTTCTCGCCCGACGTCAGAAGCCGGCCGACCGCCGCCCCGCCCAATTTCTCGGCCGCGGCGCCATCGCTGCCGCTGCCGGTTCCGATCAGCACCAGCCGGCGCACCTGCGCCTCGCCATTGCCGCCGATCCAGCTTTCCGCCGCCGCGCCCGCTTCGCCTTCGAAGCGCTGCCCGCGCGCCGCCGCCTCGACCGCCGCCCGATTGTCACTAAGCGAGGCAAGGTTGCCGCGTTCGGCGCCGGCCACCGGAAGGACCAGGGCAAAGCTGCCGGAAGGAAGGACGTCGGCGAAGCGGATCTGCATGGGGAGTGTCACCTGCAATGGTGGGGGAAAGGGCTGGCCGCGTCCTTAGGCCCGCGTCCCCTGCGCTGCCAAGCCCGTTGCCCCGCGTAACGAAGGCTGCAATAGGCTGCCTCTTCAAGGCTCACTGGCGGATCAAGGCGGACATAAAGGGTGCGATACGGCGTCACGGCCTGGACGGCGCTTCCGCTGGTCCTCGCACTCAGTGCGCCGGCCGCTGCGCAGCAGGGCGACATCGCGCCTCCCGCCGCCGAAGCCCAGCCGCTTCCCGCCGAGACCCAGCCCCTCGCCGCGGCCGAGGAAGAGATCGCCTTCACCGCCGACCGTGTCGAATATGACAATGACAATGAGGTCGTCACCGCCGCCGGCCAGGTCCGGGTCAATCGTCAGGGCACTTTCGTCGCTGCCGACCAGGTCCGCTGGGACCGCCGCACCGGCGAAGTGGTCGCTTCGGGCAACGTGGTGGTGGTGCAGCCGCAGGGCGACCGCCTGATCTCCGAGCGGATCGTGCTCGACGACGCGCTGCGCGATGCCACGGTCGAGAATCTGCTGGTCGTCCTCGAAAGCGGGGGCCGTCTTGCCGCCGACCGCGCTACCCGCACCGGGGACGTCACCACCCTCACCAACGCGGTCTACAGCCCGTGCCGGGTCGAAAGCGAAACCGGCTGCCCGCGCCGTCCCAGCTGGCGAATCCTCGCCGCCCGCGTCCGCTACGACCAGAAAGCCGAACGTATCCGCTTCGAACGTGGCCGGTTCGAACTGTTCGGGATCACCCTTCCCCTGCTCCCGGTTTTCAGCCTCGGCACCAGCAGCGGAGGCGATGGCTATTCGGGCTTCCTGCTCCCCGAACTGCGCTACAGCCGCCGGCTCGGCGCCGAACTGTCGCTGCCCTACCACATGCGGTTCGGGCCCAACCGCGATCTTACCGTCACCCCTCACCTCTATACTTCGGTCGTGCCCGCGATCGAGGGCCGCTATCGCGAACTGAACAGCCTTGGCGCTTTCTCACTCGGCGCGTTCGTCACCTACGGCGACCGGTCGAGCTATGACGACAGCCGCACCAATCGCGGCCTGCGCGCCTATTTCGAAGGCAATGGCAAACTCCAGTTCGACCCGGTCTGGAGCCTGACCGGCCAGCTTCGCGCCGCCACCGACAAGGACGTCGCCCGCTTCTACGACGTCAACCGCGACGACCGGTATCGCAACTTCCTCGACCTCGAGCGGATCGACCTCGACAGCTACGTCAGCATCGCCGGCTGGGCATTCCAGGGCGTCCGCCAGAACGACATCCAGCGCACCATCCCCTTCGCGCTGCCCGCGATCGATGCCCGCCTTCGCTTGACCGACCCGGTGCTGGGCGGGCGGGTCGAGCTTCAGGCCAACAGCCTCGCGGTATTCCGCCGCGAAGGGCAGGACAGCCAGCGCGCCTTTGCCGGCGCCCGCTGGGACCTGCGCCGGCTGACCACGCTCGGCCAGGAGATCCTGCTCACCGGCTACGCCCGCGGCGACATCTACCACAGCGATCAGAATGAGCTGACCACCGCCGCCATCTATCGCGGGAAGGAGGGCTGGCGCGGACGCGGGATCGCCGCCGCCGCCGCCGAGATCCGCTGGCCGCTGACCGGCGAACTCCTCGGCGGGATCCAGCGCCTGACTCCGCGCGCCCAGTTGGTGGTTACTCCGCCGACCGCGAACATCAGCCTGCCCAACGAGGACAGCCGCTCGGTCGACCTCGAGGACAGCAACCTGTTCGCGCTCAACCGCTTCCCCGGCTACGACCGGTGGGAGGACGGCAGCCGCATCACCTACGGGCTGGACTGGAGCCTCGACCGTCCAGGCTGGGCGGTGACCAGCAACATCGGCCAATCCTACCGCCTTAACCGCGACGTGCAGATCTTCCCCAACGGCACCGGGCTGACCGATCGCTGGTCCGATTTCGTCGGGCGCACCCGGGTCAAGGTCGGCCGCTTCGTCGACCTCACCCACCGCTTCCGGCTCGACAAGGACAATTTCGCGGTTCGCCGCAACGAGGTCGACCTTACCGTCGGCACCACCGAAACCTATGCGCGGATCGATTACCTGCGCCTCAACCGCAACGTCGATCAGGCGGTCGAGGATCTTCGCGACAAGGAAGAATTGCGGCTTGCCGGCCGCTGGAAATTCCATCGCTTCTGGTCGGTATTCGGCGCCACCGTGCTCGACCTCACCAACACCGACGAGGATCCGCTCACCATCGCCGACGGCGTCAACGCCGTGCGCCACCGCCTCAGCCTCGATTACGAGGACGATTGCCTGTCGTTCGGGATCAGCTGGCGGCGCGACTATGAACGGCTCGGCGACCGGGCCGAGGGCAGCACCTTCAGTTTCCGCCTGTCCTTGAAGGGCCTGAGCCGCTAAATGCGCTCATCGCCGGTTCAGCGCCGCCTTGGCAAGGCTGCGTGAACTGCTTGAAATAACAAGGGATACAAGGCTCCTCATGGCAAAGGCCAAGACGCTTTTCACGACTGCCCTGATGGCCTCGCTCGCGGGGGTCGCCGCTGCGCAGGTCGCCCCGCAGGGCAGCCAGCCCGCTCCGCGCAACAGCACCGCCGCGCTCAACCTGCCGCAGGTAGTCAATGTCTACGGGCGTCCGATCCCGGCCGTGGTCAAGGCCAGCGCGATCGTCAACGGCCAGGTCATCACCCAGACCGACATCGACCATCGCCTCGCCCTGCTGGCGCTCGCCAACAGCCAGCCGATCCCGGCCGATGAGGAAGAGCGGCTGCGCGTCCAGGTCCTCCGCAACCTGATCGACGAGACGCTCCAGATCCAGGCCGCCGATGCCGCCGGGATCAAGGTCAGCGCCGCCGACATCGACCGCACAGTCGCCCGCGTTGCCGAAGGCGTGAAGCGCAAGCCCGCCGAACTCGTCCCCTACCTCAAGGAAAATGGCAGCTCGATCGGCTCGATCCGCCGCCAGATCGAGGGCGAGATCGCCTGGCAGCGTCTCCAGCGCCAGAAGATCGAAAGCCAGATCAGTGTCGGCGACGACGAGGTCACCGCCGTGATCGACCGCCTGAACGCGTCCAAGGGTACGCAGGAATATCGCGTCGGCGAAATCTACCTTCAGACGACGCCGGCCAACCAGGCCCAGGTCGCCCAGCAGGCGCAGCAGATCGTCGCAGCGCTGCGCCAGGGTGCGAGCTTCGCCGGTTACGCCCGCCAGTACGGCCAGTCCTCGGTCGCGCCGGTCGGGGGCGACCTCGGCTGGGTCCGTCCCGAACAGCTTCCCGAACCGATTGCACAGACCCTGTTGCAGATGCAGCCCGGGCAGCTCAGCCAGCCGATCCCGGTCCCGGGCGGGGTGTCGATCATCGCCGTGCAGGACACTCGCAAGGTGCTGACCGCCGATCCGCGCAACGCCGTCCTGTCGTTGAAGCAGGTCTCGATCGCCTTCCCGGCCGGCACCAGCGCCGCGGCGGCCGAGCCGACCCTCCAGCGCTTCGCCGCTTCCACCCAGAACGTCGGCGGGTGCGGCGGTGCCGACAAGCTCGCCGCCGAATTCAAGGGCGAAGTGGTCCAGTCCGATGCGGTCAAGCTGCGCGACCTTCCGCCCGCACTGCAGGAGATGATGCTTCCGATGCAGGTCGGCCAGTCGACCCGCCCGTTCGGCAGCATCGCCGACGGCGTCCGGGTGCTGGTGATCTGCGGTCGCGACGAGGAGTCGAGCGCCAACGC
Above is a window of Sphingomonas glaciei DNA encoding:
- a CDS encoding heavy-metal-associated domain-containing protein; amino-acid sequence: MPRLPLRTLVVVLLASFGLGTAVFAQLESGDRGIPPIDSASTLEIGGIKVDVAAKDAESARLAGWRLAQRQGFAALWAKMHSRPLSEAPKLPDSTLDGIVSSIAIEEERIAPGRYIATLQVLFDRSRSAPLLGAEGPVSRSAPMLLIPVMVSGGTATTVELRNPWQRAWAEYRTANSAIDYVRISGQGIDPLLATAAQVRRPGRAMWRNLVDFYGAADVLVATAHVRRLYPGGPSVATFTGSFGADRKLLGSFTLRADSSAELPRMMAEGVQRMDALYTSWLASGGLEPDQSLLPPPPPPVEEIEEEVPEAAPTEQVIQIAVTSPYSPVGWLRSIPGVRSVQEIGAQVLVVRFKGSAGQLAGALNARGWQTSSASGVFTITGYAPPAPQPAQPQPQPAQPQPQTPQPPRPAPQPPRPAPEPITPIPNNRPGE
- the purM gene encoding phosphoribosylformylglycinamidine cyclo-ligase codes for the protein MGLTYEEAGVSIAAGNALVKAIGPLAKATRRPGADADLGGFGGFFDLKAAGFVDPLLVAANDGVGTKLKLAIDLGRHEGVGIDLVAMCVNDLVVQGAEPLFFLDYFATGKLDTGTAEAVVASIAQGCLQAGCALIGGETAEMPGMYAPGDYDLAGFCVGAVERGQQLTGTSIRPGDLLLGLASSGVHSNGFSLVRRLIEVNGWKLDRPARFDPDRLLGQILLEPTRIYVKSLLPEIRAGRINGLAHITGGGLLENIPRILPDDCHAIVDADSWSLAPLFSWLQAGGAIEPEELARTFNCGIGMVVVVSPDQADAVIEGLAAAGETVHRIGRIEEGQRGCTVRGPDESWSARGAWSATHNHG
- the purN gene encoding phosphoribosylglycinamide formyltransferase, producing MADRARVAIVISGEGSNMAALLYASRLPGSATEIVLVASNNPDAPGLALAESEGVPTWSHSHKGLTREAFDEALHDALAEAKPDAVALAGYMRLLTPAFVSHWQGRLLNIHPSLLPNYRGLDTHRRVLDAGDNHGGCTVHLVTDEVDAGEILGQMPVAIRPGDTVDTLAARVRHAEHQLYPATLAAYVSRHHDAGWIEQQVDALAAALPEVSRKTSHGSPGWAVGSEKTAKLFAILADRHHGEDAIGLLVKSSGADEMTGLIEARPDVYYWPKYYGASGWLGLKLNRPDTDWEEVAAWLQRSWGACAPSRLTKLMRAADEF
- a CDS encoding DUF1294 domain-containing protein — translated: MRSVAPDQVDARSGRVLISPPFAILLWLAGVNALTFFRFWQDKQRAGRGEWRVSESELLSLAFLGGTPAAFAARHLLRHKTRKQPFSTQLTLIALAQAAGLTWLAAT
- the ndk gene encoding nucleoside-diphosphate kinase, whose protein sequence is MAVTRTFSIIKPDATRRNLTGAVTKMLEEAGLRVVASKRIHMTKDQAEGFYGVHRERPFFNDLVSFMISGPVVVQVLEGEDAVKRNRDIMGATNPANADAGTIRKELAESIEANSVHGSDSDENAAIEIDYFFKADEIVG
- a CDS encoding DNA polymerase III subunit chi, with protein sequence MRVDFYQLAGAPVDEVVASLAAKVVEGGERLLVVMSDEGALARLDRLLWDQGEADFLAHGIAGEGEDTRQPILLSTTPDPSNGARNLLVADGEWREAALTFERAFHLFDEANLQEARQAWKLLSGREGVERNYWAREDGRWTRKA
- a CDS encoding leucyl aminopeptidase is translated as MQIRFADVLPSGSFALVLPVAGAERGNLASLSDNRAAVEAAARGQRFEGEAGAAAESWIGGNGEAQVRRLVLIGTGSGSDGAAAEKLGGAAVGRLLTSGEKSLAIDLTGTKFDSDAAARLALGAASRAWRYDRYRTKLKDKQKPSVEEVVIVGAPAGSEQRWTERYEGVLAGIKLTRELVTEPANIIYAETFVERVQKAAEGTGLEIEALNQAEMEKLGMGSLLCVNQGTIREPRLLVMRWNGGGHATDKPLALIGKGVTFDTGGISIKPAAGMESMKWDMGGAGAVAGAMLALASRKAKANVIGLCGLVENMPSGSATRPGDVVTSMNGQTIEVINTDAEGRLVLADVMTYAQRELGAKRLVDLATLTGAMLIALGHEHAGVFSNNDTLAAELTAAGTETGEKLWRMPLGDAYDRLIDSPIADMKNVGSREAGSITAAQFLQRFVEEGVEWAHLDIAGTVWSDKPGTTFDKGATAFGVRLLDRFVELTAE
- a CDS encoding LPS-assembly protein LptD, whose protein sequence is MRYGVTAWTALPLVLALSAPAAAQQGDIAPPAAEAQPLPAETQPLAAAEEEIAFTADRVEYDNDNEVVTAAGQVRVNRQGTFVAADQVRWDRRTGEVVASGNVVVVQPQGDRLISERIVLDDALRDATVENLLVVLESGGRLAADRATRTGDVTTLTNAVYSPCRVESETGCPRRPSWRILAARVRYDQKAERIRFERGRFELFGITLPLLPVFSLGTSSGGDGYSGFLLPELRYSRRLGAELSLPYHMRFGPNRDLTVTPHLYTSVVPAIEGRYRELNSLGAFSLGAFVTYGDRSSYDDSRTNRGLRAYFEGNGKLQFDPVWSLTGQLRAATDKDVARFYDVNRDDRYRNFLDLERIDLDSYVSIAGWAFQGVRQNDIQRTIPFALPAIDARLRLTDPVLGGRVELQANSLAVFRREGQDSQRAFAGARWDLRRLTTLGQEILLTGYARGDIYHSDQNELTTAAIYRGKEGWRGRGIAAAAAEIRWPLTGELLGGIQRLTPRAQLVVTPPTANISLPNEDSRSVDLEDSNLFALNRFPGYDRWEDGSRITYGLDWSLDRPGWAVTSNIGQSYRLNRDVQIFPNGTGLTDRWSDFVGRTRVKVGRFVDLTHRFRLDKDNFAVRRNEVDLTVGTTETYARIDYLRLNRNVDQAVEDLRDKEELRLAGRWKFHRFWSVFGATVLDLTNTDEDPLTIADGVNAVRHRLSLDYEDDCLSFGISWRRDYERLGDRAEGSTFSFRLSLKGLSR
- a CDS encoding peptidylprolyl isomerase, encoding MAKAKTLFTTALMASLAGVAAAQVAPQGSQPAPRNSTAALNLPQVVNVYGRPIPAVVKASAIVNGQVITQTDIDHRLALLALANSQPIPADEEERLRVQVLRNLIDETLQIQAADAAGIKVSAADIDRTVARVAEGVKRKPAELVPYLKENGSSIGSIRRQIEGEIAWQRLQRQKIESQISVGDDEVTAVIDRLNASKGTQEYRVGEIYLQTTPANQAQVAQQAQQIVAALRQGASFAGYARQYGQSSVAPVGGDLGWVRPEQLPEPIAQTLLQMQPGQLSQPIPVPGGVSIIAVQDTRKVLTADPRNAVLSLKQVSIAFPAGTSAAAAEPTLQRFAASTQNVGGCGGADKLAAEFKGEVVQSDAVKLRDLPPALQEMMLPMQVGQSTRPFGSIADGVRVLVICGRDEESSANAPNRDAVFAQLQEERVNQRARRYLRDLRRDAVIDYR